Proteins from one Flavobacterium sp. N2038 genomic window:
- a CDS encoding alpha-2-macroglobulin family protein, protein MKAKGLILVFFVFFIFQSCGRKSAADFNSDFSLFKDYITSFTGGIVSSDSDIRVVLAFNKNDWKPNQELDDDLFDISPSVSGKVVALSTNTIAFIPEKKLKPGTEYQVTLNLDKLTAIPKEKEKELSKFNFTVKTVKQDFTINTGDIQSYSKEYQYLNCVLKTADNIDIETARKLVEAKHNGNDLKIKFEQNSGTGKEFRFIIDSIQRQSEVSNLEIIYDGSDFDIEQKGQIDFPITSINEFKIIKVEVPDGNNQSVLINFSEPLEKGQDFKGLVSIQNTNNLKFSTQGNLLKVYFTNQNTPKQEEPVQVVEEPAVVTVDSAAVAVDSSAVVVDSAAAVAEDIVEVVPDEEPEQVVTGELLLEVFQGIESQYGKKLEANYTEKISFDQIKPNVRFIKNGTILPSSNNLKLNFEAVNLSAVDVKVYKIYKNNILQFLQYNELNGGQNLKKVAQPIAKTTLNLKESTLVNLTKWNTYALDLSKIIKPEPGAIYRVEFEYKKKYSLYKCETSEGNDDEAEEEEVDENDVNYSGNSYDDYYYDDYEWRESQDPCSGSYYYNAKIATNILASDLGVIAKRGENKSYLFAVNNIVTTEPVSNARVDLYNFQQQKISTQATSSEGIASFQLDKFAYFAIVTLGDQSTYVKLDDGLSLSVSNFDVAGETLQKGLKGFIYGERGVWRPGDNLYLSFILNDAANKLPKSHPIKFRLNDPNGKTVYQTVQKTNDLNHYVFIVPTNQDAPTGNWEAMVSVGGAKFYKSIKIETIKPNRLKIKNTFSRKTLSSSYPNTDNLEVTWLHGAIAKNLNVEMQAKFSQQTTTFKGYEKYTFDDLVRQFSTEEINVFSGKLNENGKAAVNIQPRLQGQAPGMLRASFITKVYEEGGDFSTDVMSTTYSPYKTYVGIKSPELNKYNMLETRKANRFDIVTVDENGRPKAVRNLEVKVFKVDWRWWWDSSSDNLSNYNSSNATTSYKTYVINTDSSGKGSIQFSLTDEEWGRYLIRVADQEDGHATALTVNIDWPIWSGKTRNRDASTANMLVFSTDKKNYAVGEKAQISFPSSEGGRALISIENGSRVVQTIWAETKNGETKVEVPITGAMAPNVYFNITLLQPHASTKNDSPIRMYGIVPIEVVDKNTILTPTLSMPDVLKPEQAFTVKVGEKSGKEMTYTIAVVDEGLLDLTRFKTPNAWDSFYVREALGVKTWDVYDDVIGAYGGKINQIFSIGGDQDLGGGKAKKANRFKPVVLYYGPFKLGKGETKSHQLKLPKYIGSVRTMVVAGDAATSAYGSVEKATPVKSPLMVLASLPRKISPSEKVTLPVTVFATENKIKNVSIQVKTSNGLKIMGSTVQKLSFTEPDEKMAYFNLVVGAATGIAKVQVIATSGSEKSVYDVEIDMTNPNPVTSTFTDVILTPNSSKTISWKTFGIAGSNKARLEVSSMPSMNLNGRLQFLIQYPHGCVEQTTSSVFPQLYLGDVADIDAVRKGLIQKNVTAGIARLGNFQLSNGGMPYWQGNAIADDWGTSYAGHFLIEAEKKGYVLPINFKSKWLGYQQKEAKQWRFEPKYGNDLAQAYRLYTLALAGSADLSSMNRLRETKGISNESMLRLAAAYVLAGQKSAGQSLFLRTSIDGSSDGYSYYYYGSDERNRAMALETMILLDQKQKSFATAAKLAKEMSANQWMSTQTTAYCLYAMSKFAISNGPKGINIQFSKNGKGETINTNKSVADRSIAVASGTNSITLKNNKNNTVYVRVLNTGILPIGQENAVQSDVTASIVFKNRKGSVINVSKISQGTEFVAEVTIKNQRGESVQNVALSQILPSGFEIVNTRFTDYGDAVNNIADYIDIRDDRTNFYFGMKARETKVFRILLNASYLGNYYLPGLQCEAMYDNTFLARTKGFWVEVVK, encoded by the coding sequence GTGAAAGCAAAAGGATTGATTCTCGTATTTTTTGTGTTTTTTATTTTTCAATCTTGTGGCAGAAAATCAGCCGCAGATTTTAACTCCGATTTTTCATTATTTAAAGATTACATTACCAGTTTTACAGGCGGAATCGTTTCTTCAGATTCTGATATTCGTGTGGTTTTGGCTTTTAATAAAAACGATTGGAAACCTAATCAGGAATTAGACGATGATTTGTTTGATATCTCGCCAAGTGTAAGCGGAAAAGTAGTAGCACTTTCTACCAATACAATTGCTTTTATTCCGGAGAAAAAATTAAAACCCGGCACAGAATATCAGGTTACTTTAAACTTAGACAAACTTACTGCCATTCCAAAAGAGAAGGAAAAAGAATTGTCCAAATTCAACTTTACAGTTAAAACAGTTAAGCAGGATTTTACCATAAATACGGGCGATATTCAATCATACAGCAAAGAATACCAATATCTGAACTGTGTTTTAAAAACGGCAGACAATATAGATATTGAAACCGCCAGAAAATTAGTTGAAGCCAAACATAACGGGAATGACCTTAAAATTAAATTTGAGCAAAATTCAGGTACAGGGAAAGAATTTCGCTTTATAATTGACAGTATTCAACGTCAGTCAGAAGTTTCAAATTTGGAGATTATTTATGATGGAAGCGATTTTGATATTGAACAAAAAGGACAAATCGATTTTCCGATTACAAGCATCAACGAGTTTAAAATCATAAAAGTTGAAGTTCCGGATGGAAATAATCAATCGGTTTTAATTAATTTTTCTGAGCCTTTAGAGAAAGGGCAGGATTTTAAAGGATTAGTATCCATTCAAAATACTAATAATCTGAAATTTTCTACTCAGGGAAATTTACTAAAAGTATATTTTACAAACCAGAATACACCTAAACAAGAAGAGCCGGTTCAGGTTGTCGAAGAACCTGCGGTTGTTACTGTAGATTCTGCAGCTGTTGCCGTAGACTCATCTGCTGTTGTAGTAGATTCTGCCGCTGCCGTGGCAGAAGATATTGTTGAAGTTGTCCCTGATGAAGAACCGGAACAAGTTGTAACAGGTGAATTGTTACTAGAAGTTTTTCAGGGAATTGAAAGTCAATATGGCAAAAAATTAGAAGCAAATTATACAGAGAAAATTTCTTTTGATCAAATCAAACCAAACGTTCGTTTTATTAAAAATGGAACCATTCTACCAAGTTCAAACAATTTAAAATTGAATTTTGAAGCAGTAAATTTGAGTGCTGTCGATGTAAAAGTCTATAAAATATACAAAAATAATATTTTGCAGTTTTTGCAATACAACGAATTAAACGGAGGACAAAACCTCAAGAAAGTTGCGCAGCCAATTGCCAAAACGACACTGAATTTAAAAGAAAGTACGCTTGTAAACCTGACGAAATGGAATACGTATGCGTTAGATTTATCTAAAATTATCAAACCCGAGCCGGGAGCGATTTACAGAGTAGAATTTGAATATAAAAAGAAATATTCGCTCTATAAATGCGAAACATCAGAAGGAAACGATGATGAAGCCGAGGAAGAAGAAGTGGATGAGAATGATGTAAACTACAGCGGAAACTCTTACGACGATTATTATTATGATGATTATGAGTGGAGAGAAAGTCAGGACCCTTGCTCCGGATCGTATTATTACAATGCTAAAATCGCAACCAATATTTTAGCGTCAGATTTGGGAGTTATTGCCAAAAGAGGAGAAAACAAATCCTATTTATTTGCAGTAAATAATATCGTTACAACAGAGCCGGTTTCAAACGCAAGAGTGGATCTGTATAACTTTCAGCAACAAAAAATAAGTACTCAGGCAACAAGCAGTGAGGGAATTGCCTCTTTTCAATTAGATAAATTCGCTTATTTTGCTATTGTAACTTTAGGAGATCAGTCTACTTATGTGAAACTGGATGATGGGCTTTCTTTATCTGTCAGTAATTTTGATGTTGCCGGCGAAACTTTACAAAAAGGATTAAAAGGATTTATTTATGGCGAACGAGGTGTTTGGCGCCCGGGAGATAATTTGTATTTGTCATTTATTTTGAATGATGCAGCAAACAAATTGCCAAAATCGCATCCAATTAAATTCAGATTAAACGATCCGAATGGGAAAACAGTTTATCAGACGGTTCAGAAAACAAACGATTTGAATCATTACGTCTTTATAGTTCCAACAAATCAGGATGCTCCAACAGGAAACTGGGAAGCAATGGTAAGCGTTGGAGGGGCAAAATTCTATAAAAGCATCAAGATCGAAACGATAAAACCAAATCGTTTAAAAATCAAAAATACATTTAGCAGAAAAACACTTTCTTCCTCTTATCCAAATACAGATAATCTGGAAGTGACCTGGTTGCACGGTGCAATTGCCAAGAATTTAAATGTTGAAATGCAGGCAAAGTTTTCGCAGCAAACCACAACTTTTAAAGGGTATGAGAAATATACTTTTGATGATTTAGTTCGTCAGTTTAGTACAGAAGAAATCAATGTTTTCTCCGGAAAATTAAATGAAAACGGAAAAGCTGCTGTAAACATTCAGCCAAGATTACAAGGTCAGGCGCCGGGAATGCTTCGCGCTTCGTTTATTACCAAAGTGTATGAAGAAGGAGGAGACTTTAGTACCGACGTTATGTCTACAACTTATTCTCCGTATAAAACCTACGTTGGAATTAAATCTCCGGAGCTGAATAAATATAATATGCTTGAAACCAGAAAAGCAAACCGTTTTGATATTGTTACTGTAGATGAAAACGGAAGACCAAAAGCGGTGCGAAATCTGGAAGTAAAAGTATTTAAAGTAGATTGGCGCTGGTGGTGGGACTCTTCGAGCGATAATTTGTCTAATTATAATTCGTCAAATGCAACAACATCTTATAAAACCTATGTAATCAATACAGATTCAAGCGGAAAAGGAAGTATTCAGTTCTCTTTGACAGATGAAGAATGGGGACGATATCTCATTCGGGTTGCAGATCAGGAAGATGGACATGCAACAGCATTAACGGTAAATATCGACTGGCCAATCTGGTCTGGTAAAACACGTAACAGAGACGCTTCTACAGCAAATATGCTGGTATTTTCTACCGATAAGAAAAACTATGCTGTTGGAGAAAAAGCGCAGATATCTTTCCCTTCAAGCGAAGGCGGACGTGCTCTGATTTCTATCGAAAACGGATCACGAGTGGTTCAGACTATTTGGGCCGAAACTAAAAATGGAGAAACAAAAGTAGAAGTTCCAATTACCGGTGCAATGGCGCCAAATGTATATTTTAATATTACGTTACTACAGCCACATGCCTCAACTAAAAACGATTCGCCTATTCGTATGTACGGAATCGTTCCGATTGAAGTGGTGGACAAAAATACCATTCTTACTCCAACGCTTTCAATGCCAGACGTTCTAAAACCGGAACAGGCTTTTACAGTAAAAGTGGGCGAAAAATCAGGAAAAGAAATGACGTATACCATTGCGGTTGTAGATGAAGGACTCTTGGATTTAACACGTTTTAAAACTCCAAATGCCTGGGATAGTTTCTATGTTCGTGAAGCTTTGGGGGTAAAAACCTGGGACGTTTATGATGATGTAATTGGAGCATATGGAGGAAAAATAAATCAGATTTTCAGTATTGGAGGAGATCAGGATTTAGGTGGCGGAAAAGCCAAAAAAGCAAACCGTTTTAAACCGGTTGTATTGTATTACGGTCCATTTAAATTAGGAAAAGGAGAAACGAAATCTCATCAGTTAAAACTCCCGAAATATATTGGTTCAGTCCGAACAATGGTTGTGGCGGGAGATGCGGCGACAAGCGCTTACGGAAGTGTTGAAAAAGCAACTCCGGTTAAAAGTCCGTTGATGGTTTTGGCTTCGTTGCCAAGAAAAATTTCACCATCAGAAAAAGTAACGCTACCGGTGACCGTTTTTGCAACTGAAAATAAAATCAAAAATGTTTCCATTCAGGTAAAAACCAGCAATGGTTTGAAGATAATGGGAAGTACAGTTCAGAAACTAAGTTTTACTGAGCCAGATGAAAAAATGGCTTATTTTAATTTAGTTGTAGGTGCTGCTACCGGAATTGCAAAAGTTCAGGTTATAGCAACGTCCGGAAGCGAAAAATCGGTTTATGATGTAGAAATTGATATGACGAATCCGAATCCGGTTACAAGTACTTTTACAGATGTTATTTTAACACCAAATAGCTCAAAAACAATTTCATGGAAAACATTTGGTATTGCCGGAAGTAATAAAGCAAGACTTGAAGTTTCGTCAATGCCATCAATGAATTTGAATGGAAGATTACAATTCCTGATTCAGTACCCACATGGTTGTGTAGAACAGACTACTTCATCTGTTTTCCCACAATTGTATCTGGGAGATGTTGCTGATATTGATGCTGTTCGTAAAGGATTAATTCAAAAGAATGTAACGGCTGGAATCGCAAGATTGGGGAACTTTCAATTGTCAAATGGAGGGATGCCTTATTGGCAAGGAAATGCAATTGCAGATGATTGGGGAACTTCTTACGCAGGACATTTCCTGATTGAGGCAGAGAAAAAGGGATATGTATTGCCAATCAATTTTAAATCAAAATGGTTGGGGTATCAGCAAAAAGAAGCAAAACAATGGCGTTTTGAACCAAAATACGGAAATGACTTAGCTCAGGCTTATCGTTTATATACTTTGGCTTTAGCCGGAAGTGCCGATTTATCGTCAATGAACAGATTGCGGGAAACAAAAGGTATTTCGAATGAAAGCATGCTTCGTTTGGCTGCTGCTTATGTGTTGGCAGGACAAAAATCAGCGGGACAAAGTTTGTTTTTACGTACCAGTATCGATGGCAGTTCAGATGGTTATAGTTATTACTATTATGGCTCAGATGAGAGAAATCGTGCAATGGCTCTGGAAACAATGATTCTTTTAGATCAAAAGCAAAAATCATTCGCAACAGCAGCAAAATTAGCCAAAGAAATGTCTGCCAACCAATGGATGAGCACGCAGACCACCGCTTATTGCCTGTATGCAATGTCTAAATTTGCGATTAGTAATGGTCCAAAAGGAATTAATATCCAGTTTAGTAAAAATGGAAAGGGCGAGACGATCAATACAAATAAATCAGTTGCAGATCGCAGTATAGCAGTTGCTTCCGGAACAAATAGTATTACACTGAAAAACAATAAAAACAACACTGTTTATGTTCGTGTTTTAAACACTGGAATATTACCAATCGGACAAGAAAATGCTGTACAAAGCGATGTTACGGCTTCTATTGTTTTCAAAAACAGAAAAGGAAGTGTAATAAATGTTTCAAAAATCAGCCAGGGAACGGAGTTTGTTGCTGAAGTTACCATTAAAAACCAAAGAGGAGAAAGTGTTCAGAATGTAGCGTTATCTCAAATTCTGCCTTCAGGATTCGAAATTGTAAACACTCGTTTCACCGATTACGGAGATGCAGTAAACAACATTGCTGATTATATAGATATTCGAGATGACAGGACTAATTTCTACTTCGGAATGAAAGCCAGAGAAACCAAAGTTTTCCGAATTCTGTTAAACGCATCGTATTTAGGAAATTATTATTTACCTGGATTACAATGCGAAGCCATGTATGATAATACATTCTTAGCCAGAACAAAAGGATTCTGGGTTGAGGTTGTGAAGTAG
- a CDS encoding nucleoside deaminase: protein MINPFTDEYFMKKALQEAEMAYEKGEIPVGAIIVVADKVIARSHNLTELLNDVTAHAEMQSITAAANFLGGKYLKDCTLYVTLEPCQMCAGALYWSQISKIVFGARDEQRGFLAMGTKLHPKTTVVSGVMANEAADLMKRFFLERRK from the coding sequence ATGATAAATCCTTTTACCGACGAGTATTTCATGAAAAAAGCTTTGCAGGAGGCAGAAATGGCCTATGAAAAAGGCGAAATTCCTGTTGGAGCTATAATCGTCGTTGCCGATAAAGTAATTGCCAGAAGTCATAATCTGACAGAATTACTAAATGATGTTACTGCTCATGCCGAAATGCAATCTATTACTGCAGCGGCTAATTTTCTGGGCGGAAAGTATTTGAAAGATTGTACACTTTATGTCACGCTCGAACCTTGCCAGATGTGTGCGGGAGCTTTGTATTGGAGTCAGATTTCTAAAATTGTTTTTGGAGCACGCGACGAACAAAGAGGTTTTTTGGCAATGGGAACAAAACTACACCCAAAAACGACTGTAGTTTCTGGTGTAATGGCCAATGAAGCGGCAGATTTAATGAAACGTTTCTTTTTGGAAAGACGTAAGTAA
- a CDS encoding energy transducer TonB yields the protein MYKKYKLSIPEPCTENWEKMIPNQKGRFCLSCSKTVIDFTEMLPEEIQHFFIQNYGKNICGRIRKSQLDSITIQIPGSVLYSQTHYHKMFLLALFIAMGTTLFSCQDKDGNKQKIDKIEVIEDSYPKTSISNPDNKTSKDESQKFESSKFAKHKTHTTYKKVKFVPPVKTKCGEITENVYEEDTMVYGGMGIDVLPDYPGGIDIFYEKFKSEFEIPRKLKRSIGVIKMSFVIEKDGQLNEIKIIEDLGFGTGEQATRVLEKSIKWTPGETKGRKVRTFYDLPIIFELDTLNPKKRKRKFSKITSMKIFKTGESNEQTELSLKP from the coding sequence ATGTATAAAAAGTACAAATTATCGATTCCGGAACCCTGTACAGAAAACTGGGAAAAAATGATCCCAAATCAAAAGGGTCGGTTTTGTTTGAGTTGCTCAAAAACTGTCATCGATTTTACTGAAATGTTGCCGGAAGAAATTCAACATTTTTTCATTCAGAATTATGGTAAAAATATCTGCGGAAGAATACGAAAGTCACAATTAGACTCTATAACTATTCAAATTCCGGGTAGTGTTCTTTATTCGCAAACTCATTATCATAAAATGTTTTTACTGGCTTTGTTTATAGCTATGGGAACGACATTGTTTAGTTGTCAGGATAAAGACGGAAACAAACAAAAAATTGACAAGATCGAAGTCATTGAAGACTCATACCCTAAGACAAGCATCTCTAATCCAGACAACAAAACAAGTAAAGATGAATCCCAAAAATTTGAAAGCTCAAAATTTGCAAAACATAAAACTCACACAACTTACAAGAAAGTAAAATTTGTTCCGCCTGTAAAAACAAAATGCGGAGAAATAACAGAAAATGTTTACGAAGAAGACACTATGGTTTATGGAGGTATGGGAATTGATGTTTTGCCTGATTACCCAGGTGGAATAGATATATTTTATGAAAAGTTTAAATCAGAATTTGAAATACCTAGAAAGTTAAAGAGGTCTATTGGCGTAATAAAAATGTCTTTTGTTATTGAAAAAGACGGACAACTGAATGAAATAAAAATTATTGAAGATCTCGGTTTTGGAACTGGAGAGCAAGCTACTAGAGTTTTAGAAAAATCTATAAAATGGACACCGGGAGAAACCAAAGGAAGGAAGGTTAGAACTTTTTACGACCTGCCTATTATATTTGAACTCGATACTCTGAATCCAAAAAAAAGAAAAAGAAAATTTTCAAAAATTACCTCCATGAAAATTTTTAAAACCGGAGAAAGCAATGAACAAACTGAACTAAGTTTAAAACCATAA